From the Lathyrus oleraceus cultivar Zhongwan6 chromosome 4, CAAS_Psat_ZW6_1.0, whole genome shotgun sequence genome, one window contains:
- the LOC127137097 gene encoding uncharacterized protein LOC127137097, with protein sequence MADENESVISESSKKRGFLNNEDRKAICQILLCSSDANGNLIGTGVVERVAASYNVHRSVIYRIWKQLKDTGNVCHNRTQNCGRKRVQLDLELMRQVPLSKRSTYRSLACALNIPKTSLVRLHKVGVIRRHTNTLKPYLKEDNMIARLRFCLSMIDKNSLPHDPKFISMHNIVFIDEKWFYITRNKVTNYLHVDEEEPHRTCKSKNFISKVMFLCAVTRPRFDNEENETYSGKIGIFPFVYEQPARRSSVNRVAGTIETKPIAFVTREVNKAYLINKVLPAIENMWPREDVGKKIFIQQDNARSHISKDDPDFCRAASESEFDIQLTCQPPNSPDLNVLDLGFFNAIQSLQQKEPVKSIDELVGAVQKAFDEFSTVQSNKNFSTLQSCMIEIMKINGSNKYKIPHMKKDMLYKQGGIPVQMSCDSSLVQEVTEYLQNYDS encoded by the exons ATGGCAGATGAAAATG AGTCGGTGATAAGTGAAAGTTCTAAAAAACGGGGTTTCCTGAATAACGAAGATAGAAAGGCTATATGTCAAATATTGCTTTGCTCTAGTGATGCTAATGGAAATCTAATTGGAACTGGAGTAGTAGAACGGGTAGCGGCATCATACAATGTTCATAGAAGTGTTATTTATCGCATATGGAAACAATTAAAGGACACAGGTAATGTTTGTCATAATAGAACACAAAATTGTGGAAGGAAACGAGTTCAATTAGATTTGGAGTTAATGCGTCAAGTTCCATTATCAAAACGGTCAACCTATCGATCTCTCGCTTGTGCTCTAAATATTCCTAAGACATCATTGGTAAGGTTGCATAAGGTCGGAGTGATACGACGGCATACAAACACACTTAAGCCTTATTTAAAAGAGGATAACATGATTGCTCGTTTAAGGTTTTGTTTGTCGATGATTGACAAAAATAGCTTACCTCATGATCCGAAGTTTATTTCTATGCATAATATTGTGTTCATCGATGAGAAGTGGTTTTATATTACCAGGAATAAAGTTACTAATTACTTGCATGTGGATGAAGAAGAGCCACATAGAACCTGTAAAAGCAAAAATTTTATAAGTAAAGTTATGTTCTTATGTGCAGTAACTAGACCAAGGTTTGACAATGAAGAAAATGAGACATACTCTGGAAAAATTGGTATATTTCCTTTTGTGTATGAACAACCCGCAAGAAGGAGTAGTGTCAACAGAGTTGCGGGGACAATAGAAACAAAGCCTATAGCTTTTGTTACAAGAGAGGTGAACAAAGCATACTTGATCAATAAAGTTCTACCTGCCATTGAGAACATGTGGCCAAGAGAAGATGTAGGGAAGAAAATCTTTATTCAACAAGATAATGCAAGGTCACATATTAGTAAAGATGATCCGGATTTTTGTCGTGCGGCAAGTGAAAGTGAGTTTGATATTCAATTGACATGTCAACCCCCTAATTCACCAGATTTGAATGTCTTAGACTTAGGCTTTTTCAATGCCATTCAATCTTTACAGCAAAAGGAACCGGTAAAGTCAATTGATGAGCTTGTTGGTGCAGTTCAAAAAGCATTTGATGAGTTTTCTACTGTGCAATCCAACAAAAATTTTAGCACTCTTCAATCATGCATGATTGAAATAATGAAGATAAATGGATCTAACAAGTATAAAATTCCCCATATGAAGAAAGACATGCTATATAAACAAGGTGGCATACCGGTTCAAATGAGTTGTGATTCTTCACTGGTACAAGAAGTCACTGAATATCTTCAAAATTATGATTCTTAA